The Lucilia cuprina isolate Lc7/37 chromosome 5, ASM2204524v1, whole genome shotgun sequence genome includes a window with the following:
- the LOC111687483 gene encoding trichohyalin-like yields MFRDKICSIKQNVNVRHRRTNTQFLKNIMYEEQLEKSVRAHEIQMTAENPMIKEQKLKSQICGELKQLKQEKFLEEKRKDRLHQNEEEVRLLVVQIKRAHIQRELAEQKALKEKKQKEELQERLEENKRFEEECQRNKEIFLEEERENIEKKAKFRRDLLKQMEEKQTKRKLERELILKERESMQRFLQSFEQDNERERQHMLELKELAKQDRDEYLKQVKLYKTQQKEDAEEDHRKYMEMIRQRDETERMRLQKRKENTMKREALSERIGQQVYAQQIKQQKHNDFLLELLIEERLAKDDQRYKLKMEKQIETAKSLNEDFERSRWIRQQETHFRQQEDMKVVKEQLKMFQEQESKELDMKNINLSKTRQYCQDLLQTIKNKQLELEFEVTQNKREYQQQLALQQKRLHDIETEKLRLLKAEPLEICKFLPIKAISDKHRLELGLTCKEIKEKV; encoded by the coding sequence atgttTCGTGATAAAATTTGctctattaaacaaaatgttaatgtCAGACATCGTCGCACTAATACacaatttctgaaaaatattatGTACGAGGAACAACTGGAAAAGTCGGTACGAGCTCATGAAATTCAAATGACTGCTGAAAATCCCAtgataaaagaacaaaaacttaaaagtcaaaTTTGCGGTGAATTAAAACAGCTAAAGCAGGAGAAATTTCTAGAGGAAAAACGTAAAGATCGGCTGCATCAAAATGAGGAGGAAGTAAGACTCTTGGTTGTACAAATTAAAAGAGCTCATATACAAAGAGAACTAGCCGAACAGAAagctttaaaagagaaaaaacaaaaagaggaaTTGCAAGAACGTTTAGAGGAAAACAAACGTTTTGAAGAAGAATGCCAGAGAAATAAGGAGATTTTCCTGGAGGAAGAAAGAGAAAATATCGAGAAAAAGGCCAAGTTTCGTAGAGATCTTTTAAAGCAAATGGAAGAAAAGCAAACAAAACGTAAATTAGAAAGAGAATTAATACTTAAAGAACGTGAGAGTATGCAAagatttttacaaagttttgaGCAGGACAACGAAAGAGAAAGGCAGCATATGCTAGAGCTTAAAGAATTAGCAAAACAAGATCGTGATGAGTATCTCAAACaagttaaactttataaaacccAACAAAAAGAAGATGCCGAAGAAGATCATAGAAAATATATGGAAATGATCAGACAAAGAGATGAAACAGAAAGAATGCGCTTACAGAAACGCAAAGAGAACACAATGAAACGCGAAGCTCTCAGTGAGAGAATAGGGCAACAAGTTTATGcccaacaaataaaacaacaaaaacataatgatTTTCTACTCGAGCTTTTAATTGAGGAACGTTTAGCTAAAGATGATCAACGCTATAAATTAAAGAtggaaaaacaaatagaaacagCCAAATCTTTGAATGAGGATTTCGAAAGATCACGTTGGATAAGACAACAAGAAACCCACTTTCGTCAGCAAGAAGATATGAAAGTGGTAAAGGAACAACTGAAAATGTTTCAGGAGCAGGAAAGTAAAGAATtggatatgaaaaatataaatttatcaaagactagacaatattgTCAAGATCTGTTGCAAacgattaaaaataaacaattagaaCTGGAATTTGAGGTAACACAAAACAAAAGAGAATATCAGCAGCAATTGGCATTGCAGCAAAAACGTCTACACGATATAGAAACAGAAAAATTACGTCTTTTAAAAGCAGAACCTTTGGAAATATGTAAATTCTTACCCATTAAGGCCATAAGTGATAAACATCGTTTAGAATTGGGACTCACCtgcaaagaaataaaagaaaaagtttaa